ATCACCTGCACACGGTCCGGCCTCCGGTCCTTCGAATATCCATACTCGCAAAACCCCTCCGCCCCTCTCCCCTCAAAATACGCGCTCGTCGTGTCCCAAAACACCAAATCAAGCTCCAGACTGAAAAGATCCTTTATCCTCTCGAAAAGCTCTACCTCAATCTCGTCCTTATGATCGGCCAAAAAATCAAGAGCCCGGTAAAAATGATGAAGCTCAAGCCTCTCAAACTCCGGCCGATATACCGTCTCCTTCCATCGGCTAACCCCAAGCTTCGAGGCCGGGTCACAGAGCCTGTTCAAAACCATGGCAAAAACCGCTTCTTCCACATCTATGGAAATTTCCGTCCCAGAAAGAAGCTTCCTCAGAATCCTATCAAGCTTAAGATCTTCCCATAGCCTTCTAAAGATCAACGCCGGACCGAAATCCTTGGCCCATTTGGCCTCAAGGGATCGGGCACAAGCCTCTATCCATTGCCTCCGGGAAAACCTGGCCAGCCCTTCTATCAGCTTGTCCAGTTGACCCTCCTTAAGTTTTTCCAGCCGTCCCAGGTTGGCTACGATCCTCTGGCGTACTTTTCCGTTAACCCGCTTGCCCTCAACGATATAGAGGTAGGTCCTGGTGGAGCCGTCTTTGTTTTTGAAGGTTTTGGTGCGGATATACATAGCACTAAAATAGTAGCATGATTTTCTTGTTTGTCAAGATGTAATTTTGTAGGCATAGCACAACATTTGAAGGCTAAGAGGATGAGTCGTAGGTGGAAGGAGGGAATTAGAGGGGCATTTAGGGGTTATTTCGGGCCGAAAATGCTCACTTGAGATTCCCCAGCCCCTTCCGACTGTCAAACTTGGGCTTGACTTTTTGTACAAATTATGGTATAATGATTAAATACGGAGGGGGATATTAGGGGGCCCAGCAACAAGTCGCTTGAGCAGAACAGGTCTTCGATCTTTTCTGCTCAGCTGCGGCGTCTGTTAGAAATATGAAATGAATTACACAATTACACAATTAAACAACACTATGTACAACAAATTAAATGATTTCATCGAAAATACTAAATTTGGTTTTCTCAGAGCTGCATGGACTGCATCAAGCGGGTATTTAAAAAAGTATGGAGATATATTTTACTATCGAGGTGATCTAATTTTTCATTATACTGATCTTAATGGTTTAATAGGAATTTTAACTAATAAAGGATTCTGGTTGTCTGATGCGAGATATTTAAATGATGCGGAAGAATTATACAATGGTGCTAATTTAGCTAAACAATTAATAAAAAAGTTGATATCTAAGCAACGTTACAATCATTTCAAAAAAGTCCTTGAAGATACTCTTGAAAAGCTTGAAACTTCTTCTTTTGAAAATCATTACATATGTTCATTTACAATGGTTGCAGATACATTAGAACACTGGAGAGCATATGGAGAGAATGGCGCTGGCATATGCATAGGATTTAGCCTAAAACAAAAAACTGAATATCCACATTTTTTTCTCTTTCCACAGTATTATGTAGGAAAAGTTATATATAAAGATCAGCAAAAAACTGAAATATTGCTTTCCATAATACATAAATATAATCACGAATTTATGCGAGATTTAAAAGAGAATAAGTATAATATCAAAATGTATAACGAAGAATATGTTAATGCGATGTTTCATTCATTGTCTTCGGTTTTTGTTAATTTTAAAAATAAAGCTTTTCAAACAGAGCAAGAAGTTCGTCTTATCGATTCGTCTGGAAATTTAGACTTCTATGAAAAAAAACGTTATAGAGTATCAAATGGAGTAATTGTTCCGTACGTATGTACTTATGAAACAAAATTAAAAGACAGTTCAGGAAAAAGAATATATCCTGACAAATTGCCAATTACTAAGATTATAGTAGGACCTTTAGCAAAACAAAATATAATAATTCAAAGTATTAAAGATTTTCTTAATGATCTTGGCTATAGCGATGTAGAGATATTGAAATCAAAAATTCCATATAGAGGTTAATTAAGAAACCTAACAAATCTTTTCACCCGATACAGCGGGCGGGTGAATTGGGACGTTAGAATAACAATGTATAAAATAGAATGTCCTTTTAAAATTATTGCTTCCCATTGTATTGAAGAATCTGGTTTTATTGGGTCAAATTATATAGAATTACGTGTTCCTCATACAATAAGCAATCCTTTTGGAT
The window above is part of the Thermosulfurimonas sp. F29 genome. Proteins encoded here:
- a CDS encoding DUF2971 domain-containing protein, encoding MNYTITQLNNTMYNKLNDFIENTKFGFLRAAWTASSGYLKKYGDIFYYRGDLIFHYTDLNGLIGILTNKGFWLSDARYLNDAEELYNGANLAKQLIKKLISKQRYNHFKKVLEDTLEKLETSSFENHYICSFTMVADTLEHWRAYGENGAGICIGFSLKQKTEYPHFFLFPQYYVGKVIYKDQQKTEILLSIIHKYNHEFMRDLKENKYNIKMYNEEYVNAMFHSLSSVFVNFKNKAFQTEQEVRLIDSSGNLDFYEKKRYRVSNGVIVPYVCTYETKLKDSSGKRIYPDKLPITKIIVGPLAKQNIIIQSIKDFLNDLGYSDVEILKSKIPYRG